The DNA sequence aataaatatttatagataaaaacaaagatgaaataataataatgataatactataataataaaaataataataacaataaaaaaaaaaataataataagttagaGCTATGAGTCTCATGGACTCCTGTCATCACACACTGACTAAACCAGAGCTTTTCAGAATACAGCTGATCCTCTGCAGCCAGGACCAGGAactggaccaggaccaggaccaggaccaggaccaggaccaggaccaggaccaggcaGGGCTGAGAGCAGGGAGCAGTGAGATGGTTGTAGAGCTGTGAGGCGGCGTGAAGAAGAGAAGCAGAGCAGGGATTTTGTCACCTCTGAGCTCTTCTTTAGCTCTTCATGCTCCACCAACCACAGTAATAGATAAGCACTGCACCCTGCAGCTCTGCATAATGACCAGCTATATTCACTACAGTCGACCCCATACCACATCTgctttcatcacacacacacacacatattctacACACTGGAGAACAATTGTCAGAGTTATTAATGCTGTtaaatgtacatgtgtgtaaatgACATGCAGTGTCTGCACCTGTGACCCACACTGCAGTGAACACCTGAGTCAGCGTGACACttcagaacaagaagaagacggagaaatatgaaatattacagACGACAAAAGCTTTCATCAAAATGTCAATcttaaaaacaaagtcaagtCCAAACGAGTAAAAAGAACTGTAAGATCttcagaaacaaatgaatcatGGATTAAATGTGGATCAGCGTGTCACAAATGAGAGAGCAGACATCAAAGCATGACAACATTGTGTTTGTTACtgtgaacaaacaacaaaacattttcatttgtcattgctgtcaaaaataaatctgctgTGTATTAAATTCTCACCAAACTTTGTCTCAGTGaagcaaaaacatgttttctatgCTGAGTCTGTTTATATGTGTCATAAGTTAtatcaaaataacacaattcaaatcagttcaaataaatgtttacaacTGGAGTCAAAGTTGAAGAAATCACTTCatcgttttctttttccttatCGGTGGAAAACATTTgtactagagctgcaacaatgactccattaatcgattactaaattatttgtcaactattttgataattgattcatcgctttgaagcttttttcatgattaaaaaggatttcagattgtttcagcttcttaaatgtgaatatttgctccataaaacaaagaaatcatcattattggaaacgattcatcgagaaaatgaTCCACAGATGAATCGATAATGAAACTAgacgttagttgcagctctagaaacAATGAAAGGGTTTTTGTTCTTACGTTACTAATAAAGTGATAATCACTGCTCATGTGTATGATGGTAACTCCTCTCATCACAGTCTCATCACAGTCGGCCGATGACATCATTAAGCTGATTAGTTTTCATGCTAGGCTAAAGCTGTATGAGTAATATGAACAAAACACGGGCGGGAAATTACAACTCAGCAGATGTGACGTCATGTCCTCAGGGACTCATGTCCTCAGGGACTCAGGGACGGCCGACATTACATAATATAATAGATAGGAAAAGTGACGGGCTTTAGTTCATTAAAGAAAGCATAAGCGCTGTGAGAGGCAGCTCATCACTCATCGTCACATTCTGACATTCACAATCACAAAGCTttcaaacagtgtgtgtgtgtgtgtgtgtgtgtgtgcgcttgtagCTCGTCGCCTGTGCACTACCCAGAATGCTTGCAATCAACCCCCACTGACTCCTCCTCATCACGCTCACACCACAAGACAAAATCTCAGCAGGTGATTAAATCTAACCGTCGCTTGTCAGGACTAAGAACCGTTTGTAACAATGAAGACGAGTGAAGTCATCGTcacagagagaggtgagaggtgAACATGAGgctgcacacaaacaatcaCCGATAATATCAAcgtgacatcattaaaaaccaCATCACAAATGATTctttcattaataaaaaaatgctaaataatCAGAAAAGACCAATCAATACAgagaccatcatcatcatcatcatcatcgccatcGAGCTGAAGGTCCACATGTTTCCAgcggctcgcctcggcacggttaacttgtgtttccactaaCATTTTTCCAAGCGTGCTGAGACCACTGCGTCACGTCGGCGACTGTGTGACGTCGTCGACTGTGTGACGTCGTCGACTGTGTGACGTCATCGACTGTGTGACGTCGTCGACTGTGTGACGTCATCGACTGTGTCGTCACAAGAAGAGACGagcgacacaagaatcaagccgaacaacgTCGATCTGTAGATGAGTTCAAAAGACTTCACAATGACCAACAATGACCGGGTCTCAAatgtccatatttaacagaggagtctggtgtgtttagagacaaatgtccatatttaacagaggagtctggtgtgtttagagacaaatgtccatatttaacagaggagtctggtgtgtttagagACAGCGTCACTGACTCTGCTGTTGTCActgaggaagtactgaactcatctttttcatcaactgattctaatgattcagttacactgaaaccAACTGCTTCACAGGTCAGTAAAGTCAAGGCACCTGGTAGCAGGCGCagctatgctagtggaaacacaactggaCTGACACACAACTCAACTGACACACAactcaactgaaacacaactcaactgaaacacaactcaactgaaacacaactggactgaaacacaactcaactgaaacacaactggactgaaacacaactggactgaaacacaactGGACTGACACACAACTCAACTGACACACAactcaactgaaacacaactcaactgaaacacaactcaactgaaacacaactggACTGAACACAACTCAACTGACAACAactcaactgaaacacaactgaaacacaactcaactgaaacacaactggactgaacacaactcaactgaaacacaactcaactgaaacacaactcaactgaaacacaactggACTGAAACATGTGGAACCTTCAGCTTAGTGATGATTATCAttctgatgtaaatgtgtgttaaaggagacatattataccctatttcccccattaaaatagttccctggtgtcctaatgaacatgtcagtgacatgctttggtcaaaataccataaggatgaagcatcatagcagttcaataacacTGCTAAAcacgcccctttcagaacgctccctttatatgcaaatgagacacaggcaaacacacgcccacttcttccagggggtttctgatttgtttctttacagcgctcactcgctcagctcctgttccctcagctccattcctctccccctccctccactagttctctgacaatatcaacatgtcagcgtgcgtcacaggaagagacgtcctacataaggatggagccgaacactgtccaacagTAAGCGCAGGAAATTAAACATGGAGTattttatggcctatacttaaactaagggggaccacgaaaacatgactgagtattctttttgcacactttggcgactggtagggcctccagagtcccaaatataaggattgaaatggttaaaatgttgattttgcataatatgtcccctttaaattatgtgtaacagtgtctgtgtcacacaTGACAGCGACTCACTGTACACATGTAAAtctgtgtgagtgcatgtgacACTCACGgctgcaactgtgtgtgtgtgtgtgtgtgtgtgtgtgtgtgcgccaccTGCCTCCTCTCGGCCGAGGGGGTGTGGCTTTGTAAGAGGATTGCAGTGCGAGAGGGAGGGGCTAAGGAGTGAGGCCCAGCGGCTCTAACATTAAAGCAGAGGAACAGAGTGACTCTTCAGCTTCAAACCTCTGCTTCatcgtctcacacacacacacacacacacacacattaaaactgtGTGTTCCTGATATTCATTTaccaaataaagaaatcatttctgATCTTTATGGTTCTGTGGTGAGTGCAGagacagtcatgtgatcagtcatgtgatcagtcaGAGGTTTAGTGGTCAGGTAAAGGTGCGGCGTCTGTGTTCCAGTGTGATAAATGATGGGATGTAGTTTTGATCAATGAAGTTTGAGCAGTGTGACGCACTTGTCTTTCTGCTGCATGCAAACTCAAGCTCAAACAGATGAAAATCATAATTGCATCAAAACAATCCTAACAAGATTAGAAGACAATAGAAACCAGAGTTCACTATTGTTTGCCTCTGGTTTCTTTGATATGCATTATTACTCTTATTCTGACAtttggtgaacacatgaaagagTGAATCAGGTCGTGGAGGATGAGACtttggtctgtttttaaatgggaTAAGAATCAAGTCGTCTTTTCTTCATTGTGTTCAAAGGCTGGAGATTTTTACTGCGAAGTAAACGAGCAACAGGAGAAAAAAGTCACGACAACGACGACGAGGATTTAAGTCTGTGATTTTTCTTAAAGAAACGcttgatcagtgtttctgtgtttcacaCTAATTAGGTTCTTCAATACATTCATAACAAGCAGGAATTAAAGATTCTTTTTACATCATCATGAGGTCATTTCTTCATGACTTCATAGTGATGACGACATGATTGTGTCGTTCACGCCTGCTCATGAATGACTGCTGTAGGTGGAGTCTGTCCACCAATGAGACGCCAAGATACACGGCATCCATACCATAATATGTGAATGACTGATGGAGAACAGCTTAGACTGTGTGATATAAACCTGACTGAGATtcttaactttatttaactaaGTAAtagtcctgacacacacacacacacacacacacagtcactgacagcAGTGAGACAGAATAATCAGTGATAAATCACTGATTATGTTGAAAAACTCTGCACACGGGATTTAAAGCTAAAAACTTCAGAAACTCGTGTGAGGCTTCACCACTTTACAATCACACTGTCACAATCTGACAAATGAAATCCAGAATATTCAGCATTATCACAGAGATGATTCACTCTCTGTCAAACACCTCACCAATGATTTACTTTTACAAACTAATGACTTTGCCAGAGTCGATATTTAATGACGTTACAATTTTAGAACAGAATAAAACGATCACTGTTTTTCTAATGAAGCCATGGAGGAAATGTTTCTTTGTAAATCccattaaaataaatgcaataagaATAAGTCATGGTAAAAATAAGAACGTTCAACAATAATAAACTGCTGCCAGTTAGAGTTAGTCTGAGgcttaaataaaccaaataaaccACTGTGCTCCAAagaatcattacagtatcacaccattaaatattgtgatgttttAGTGTAACAATGTTCTTTATGTTTGGGTAAATCTAACACTTTATtgccactggtcaaaaaaacccTTCAGTCCAGAGTTTTAATGTCTTTCATTAGCATttctttaaatgactttttaatgaTCTCATGTTCCATCAACATACTGTAGCTGTTACCATTCATCTTTTTAGTAAGGACAATGCTTATGATCATATATTTCATCAAGtactcatttaaaacatgctAAACATTAACataatcattgtgtgtgtgtgtggcaccaCAGAGCTGAACCTGCGGGTGCATTAAAAACCACTGTTTAAGACAAATGTGGTCAAATCTACCAAATCTACCAAATCTACAGGATTGAATAATCTGCATTAAATCCAAACATGTTCCTGTTCTTTGTTCACAGTGAAACCTCAAAGCTCTGCTGTCACTGAAGTTGCTCTGGGCAGTTTTGACGTCTCAGAGACAGGAAGCTACACTGATGCCGTGACTTGTGGCCTGGGGGAGGGTCATCATAGCAGGAGGAGGACGGAGATACAGAgatggggaggggaggggaggggagaggcgAGGATGCTGCCTTAACCTCAATCAGACCATTTACTTACCCATGATGCTTGAATTGATGAAAGGCGGTGAAGACAATCCTTCATGGGACACTGACCGACTGTCAGTCAGCTGATCGCTGTAATGAGGGCTGTCTGCAAAACCCTGAGGGAAGAGATCAGAATATTAACCACGTTACTGAGCCTCTGCACTGACGATCTGTTAGTGACATTaaaactgctgctgcatgttaaaTAGACGAAATATGAAGCTCTCTTTCATTTAGTCTGACAcgtcttttttatttgttttacttacacatttacacataaacTAATATGACattgtgtgcttttattattttcttctaaaCCATGTTGTGCTGCATGAAAGtttatagaaaataaatgattaattatgaCTTCACTGACACAAACTACCACAGATTTAAAATAGCGTGTAACAGACATCAGCTGATGCAATCATTTCAAAAATCAGGTTCTTGTACATAAATATCTAACAAACACTTCACTCACCAACAAACAGAGAAGAGCAGTAAAGACATAGAAAAGCCTTTTCTCTGTATTACAaacatctgtgagtgtgtgtgtgttgtgtagtagAAGAGGCAGAAACACATCTTCCTCAGGTACCTGCAGCTTAACTGCAGCTGCCTTTTCATGACAGTGATCAGCGGCTCAGGCTTAGGTCGAAATATCAGTCACAGTAGGACTTTTGAAAACTCAGGGTCTATGGAATAAAAGATATTCTGTTACAGCGCTAATCCAACGCTCTGTGGAAATCCTACTGTGCTGCAGTCAGACtgtattaacacacacacacacacacacagatcgtatttctattctattctatttctatAACTGTTTTCATCAATTTAAACACTTTACATTcaacatagagaaaaaaaaataagtcgATCTTATtatccacacagacagagagtggatgcagagagagacagagagagagacagagagtggatgcagagagagagagacagagagagaaagacagaggtggatgctgagagagagacagagagtggatgctgagagagagacagagagtggatgctgagagagcagagagtggatgagagagagacagagagagagacagagaggatgcagagagagagacagaaagtggatgctgagagagagacagagagtggatgcagagagagagagagagtggatgctgagagagagacagagagagacagagagtggatgctgagagagacagagtggatGCAGAGAGatgctgagagagacagagagtggatgcagagagtgcagagagagacagactgagagagagacagagagtggatgcagagagagagagagagagagagagagagacagagagagacagagagtggatgctgagagagagacagagagtggatgcagagagagagagagacagagagtggatgctgagagagagacagagagaggatgctgagagagagacagagagaggatcCTCACAGATtcactattgtgtgtgtgaacacacacacacacacacacacacacacacacacacacacacagagtgcgtTTCGATGACCTCTCATACGTTCATGATATAAAGCACAGatgatatttttacactttaaatgtaaataaagctgAGTGACAGGTGTGTGAACCACATGTTTGTAGTGTGTGAGACAAAAGATCAatgatgtgtgttttacaggtgaaatattattattataacaagtattattattactgttactacaatgataataataagtggAAAGGTGAACCCTCTGTGACGATGTTTAGATGAAGATGAACATTCCTTCATCCAATCTAACATCAAACAAGCTGAACGTGATGACAGAATCACAGCAgtgatattaatattatcatgcagttatttatttattgttattattatttatttatttagtctttcTCTGAGCTGACAGTGAAGCAGAGATGTTTGTTCCTGTGGGAATCATCGCTCATCAGTCACAGATCGCTCATCGCTCTCAAACACTGGTGGtcgacacgtgtgtgtgtgtgagacactaaCGCGCACTGTCATGGCCGCCTCAGGGCTGCATTAGCACTCGTGGCTAAATAAGTGTGAGAGCGGAGGCCACCGCTCACACACCACGTCCACGTTCACTCTGAGCTGCATCCCAGGTGAACGTGTGGCAGCTCGGAAGTGATGATATGGtcgtgatgtgtgtgtgtgtgtgtgtgtgtgtgtgtgtgtgtgtggcagagccTTGACTGTCACACTCACAGCCCACAGCCACAGCCGCCCAGGATACAGAGAGTGGCAGAGAGACAAGGTCAGCGCTCACACTCCACTGATCACAGCAGCTCAAACAAGCTCAGGGAGCACAGCTGAAAGATGAAGATCTAAGCATTTCCACAGACACGTTCAGAGTTTactgaacaacaacaatcacgTCTTTGAAAGCAGCATCTTCGTATCTTAAGCGAGGATCAGCTGACTCTGTGCCGGGAGTCATCGTACATCGTAGTGGGACAATCAGAGACAAAGTGCCCTGCGTCCATGTTCACAGCTTCAAAGATGAACATGATAATGAACTCATCAGGGAAAGTTCATCCACAGCTCGACACTGCTGCGCAACAATTAGACCTCACGTTTAAATGTGTGCAGCGACAAGCCCTCGGTAACAAAGTCAACAACACGCACGTCACACGGAAACAGCTGCAGTTCTGTCGAGTTTTGAttttcatgatgatgatgatgatgatgatgatgatctctgCTATTTTGAATGGAATGTTtcttatatacatatgtatatatatatatatgtatgtatgtatatataccgTATATGATGTTTAACGTGTGGATGTGATGCTCAAgcttgttgtgaataaataaactggtTTTTACTGCAATGATGTTAATTAAGGTGTAAACTGTTGTGCAGATCTGTTTGTTACAAACCAGTGAGACGTCTGAGAAATGTCAGACGGAATATTTCATAGCTTCTAATAAATCAGCTGTatatgcagctgtgtgtgtgtgtgtgtgtgtgtgtcacaaacactCGTTTCTATGCACCTGCAGCAAAGATATCTGAAGCATCGCTGTGTTAGAAGTGAAAGCATGGCCTGCAGACGGTGGACGGGGAAGGACACGGACAAATAAACAACTGTGACATTTGACTGTCGTctaacacacactgacaggggAGTCAATCACGGAGACAGACACGCAGACTGGCAcgccgacagacagacagacaggcagacaggcagacacaccGACAGGCAGgcagaacacacagacaggcagagagacagacagacagacaggcagacaggcataGACAGGcaggcacacagacaggcacacagacatgacaggcagacagacagcagacaggcagcagacacagacaggcagacaggcatagacagacaggcacagatagacacaggcagacacagacagacaggcagcgagacagacagcacacagatagacaggcagacagacagacacagacagacaggcagacagacaggcagacacacagacagatagacaggcagggagacagacagacaggctcacagacaggcaggcagacagacagacaggcagttcTCACTTCAGATAAACAAGAAAGGCTGGTTTTACATGTGTTTGCAAACATACGATCATTATACAAATGTATGACACAGTGATGAGAAATCTAAGCAAACGCGCGTCTTCACTGGTGTCAGTTTAACAACAATGACTTCATGTATTCATGCACATGACTCAGTGTAAGCAGTCAAATAAATATCAACTTCAATTTGAATTCtaatacaacaacaaatgaaagagaaagagctTGGACCACGTGTAAGAAGGTGGACGTGATGAATCGTCCATGTCCTCATCACCGTGCATCTTACAAACAACCATTCTCAACAGCCCATAATATTCTCAATCATTTCCACAGCTGGACTGGAAAAAGAACGATTTACCGGGATCCATGATTTAAAAAGGGGATTCAcgagagcagtgtgtgtgtgttagtgaagcacacacacacacacacacacacacacacacacacacacacacacacacacacacacacacacagctgctgtcaaTGTCTTATGAACATTTgtcaataatgaaaatcatGGGAGCtctttgttgtctgtgtgttatTGCAGACGTGCTATGACGAgataaatgtgctgctgtttttgtgacaCATTATTGTTTCAACACCgagaaaattcaataaaaagttGAATTACAAAagaatttgactttttaaatacGCTGCAGAGCTGTGATCATAATCAATATATcatagattatatatatatatatatatatattattgattGTGTTCTCCATCACTCATCCTTATTATGACACAGCTTGCCCTCCACATGATGTCGATCAGGAGGTGATTTCTCATTATTATTCTCACAGAGCAACATCATCCACCATCATTGACTCTCTGCACTTTGACAGAGAATTACAGGTCAAACAGAAGCTCTTAGACTGAGAATGAGTGTTAAACCACGAGCGCTGGAGCAGAAAGGTGTCGCTCATCTTACCCTCGAGCTCTCACACGACGGACTGGAGTCACCAGCTGTGGTCCAGGATGTGTGGCTGCTCCGCTCGTCCATacctgacacacagacagacacacacagacagagagacagacacacacagacagagaccgACAGAGAGACATGCACAATGCTGTCAGAAAGATAAGATGACTCGTATCGTTTAAACAGATATGGAAATGAAACTATCGTcattctctgtcacacacaaagaCCGAGAGGTGAATCAcaatcagctttttttcttttgcactcaagcaaatcaaagtattttataataatagtgtgatttattttgctaAAGATCAGCATCTCTACATTAATGATTGGCACTGATGTATGACAGGTTACATCCAAACAGCTGAGCactgcaaaaatgtcattaaactcatttctaag is a window from the Solea senegalensis isolate Sse05_10M unplaced genomic scaffold, IFAPA_SoseM_1 scf7180000015207, whole genome shotgun sequence genome containing:
- the LOC122762073 gene encoding transcription factor 12-like; this encodes MNPQQRIAALGTDKELSDLLDFSAMFSPPVSGGKIRPTTLGSSQFSASGMDERSSHTSWTTAGDSSPSCESSRGFADSPHYSDQLTDSRSVSHEGLSSPPFINSSIM